Proteins encoded by one window of Clostridia bacterium:
- the hisB gene encoding imidazoleglycerol-phosphate dehydratase HisB encodes MKRAGELKRTTKETDIYISLNLDGEGKNDIDTGIGFFDHMLELFAVHGNFDLTVKCKGDLKVDGHHTVEDVGIVLGKLINSLLGDKKGIARYAEKTIPMDEALIRAVIDVSGRPFLACDLDCSGIIGNFEAELAEEFFRALSTYGMFTLHLNKLAGKNIHHIIEAAFKAVSRALSASVVIVSDKIPSSKGIIE; translated from the coding sequence ATGAAAAGAGCAGGGGAACTCAAAAGAACTACCAAAGAAACGGATATTTATATAAGCCTTAATTTGGACGGTGAAGGAAAAAACGATATTGATACAGGAATAGGCTTTTTTGATCATATGCTTGAATTATTTGCTGTTCATGGCAATTTTGACCTTACCGTAAAATGTAAAGGTGATTTGAAAGTAGATGGGCATCATACGGTAGAAGATGTAGGCATTGTGTTAGGAAAATTAATCAATTCATTGTTAGGTGACAAAAAGGGAATAGCCAGATATGCCGAAAAAACTATCCCTATGGATGAAGCTCTTATAAGAGCTGTTATTGATGTCAGCGGACGTCCTTTTTTGGCTTGCGACCTTGACTGCTCAGGCATTATAGGGAACTTCGAAGCAGAATTGGCTGAGGAGTTTTTTAGGGCTCTTTCGACCTACGGAATGTTTACTCTGCACCTAAATAAGCTGGCTGGGAAAAATATCCATCACATCATAGAAGCGGCTTTTAAGGCTGTTTCTAGGGCTTTAAGCGCAAGTGTTGTTATCGTGTCTGATAAGATTCCGTCTTCAAAAGGTATTATTGAATGA